A window of the Desulforapulum autotrophicum HRM2 genome harbors these coding sequences:
- a CDS encoding response regulator transcription factor, whose translation MNHGETISTKIQILIVDDDKKLCRLVTDYLTPMGYDVASAHDGIKGLEILQSGCFHAVILDVMMPKMDGFEMLKQLRKQSDIPVLMLTAMGEETDRIVGLEMGADDYLPKTFSSRELLARLRAVTRRHRLSMDRTVKSQVKDNTLTAGELEIHLKARTAYLSGKPLNLTPLEYDLLLTLAKFPARVLSRDQLLDAVAGRSYDVFDRSVDVHISSLRRKLGEDPRNPRFIQTVRTVGYMFNDPDAPHP comes from the coding sequence ATGAATCATGGAGAAACGATTTCCACAAAAATTCAAATTTTAATTGTGGATGATGACAAAAAACTGTGCCGGCTTGTGACGGACTACTTGACCCCCATGGGTTATGATGTCGCTTCAGCCCACGATGGAATAAAAGGCCTTGAAATACTCCAGAGCGGCTGCTTCCATGCGGTGATACTGGACGTCATGATGCCGAAAATGGATGGATTTGAGATGTTGAAACAATTGCGGAAACAATCGGACATCCCGGTTTTGATGCTCACTGCAATGGGTGAAGAAACCGACAGAATTGTGGGCCTTGAGATGGGGGCAGATGACTATCTTCCCAAAACATTTTCCTCCCGGGAGCTCCTGGCACGCCTTCGGGCCGTCACCCGAAGGCATCGCCTTTCGATGGACAGGACCGTTAAATCCCAGGTCAAAGACAATACCCTGACCGCGGGAGAACTTGAAATTCATCTAAAGGCCCGAACGGCATACCTGTCTGGCAAACCACTGAATCTGACGCCATTGGAGTATGATCTGTTGCTCACCCTTGCGAAATTTCCGGCCCGGGTTTTATCAAGGGATCAACTGCTGGATGCCGTGGCCGGCAGAAGCTATGATGTGTTTGATCGCTCCGTGGATGTTCATATTTCATCCCTGCGCCGTAAACTCGGAGAAGACCCTCGCAATCCCAGATTCATTCAAACGGTTCGTACTGTGGGGTACATGTTCAATGATCCCGATGCACCCCACCCATAA
- a CDS encoding Lcl C-terminal domain-containing protein, with amino-acid sequence MKTITEILIRLSLMGLTLMPVIGCNSSSNGNSTTSGDLTAVDSETKDSSTVKLTYPVVDTGQSACYDDDGAKITCPGTGEAFAGQDAQYVGLQPSYTDNGDGTVTDNVTGLVWQQIPANSGLNYQEAEAYCESLELGGYDDWRIPTTKELFSISNVSKGWPYLDTTYFNLAGSSVSKDEQYWTQYYVGTTVEGGSEAAFGVNHGTGHIKAYPATVSGPMGNYVRAVRGNSSYGVNDFEKNGDGTVTDHATGLMWQQANSKTVMDWKDALAYAENLTEGGYSDWRLPTVKELQSIVDYTHSPSTGDAANLGPAIDTDFFDITALASGTTDYDPDYGYFWTSTSAYFGEDSPEYYYAWYVAFGSAVGQDGADFHGAGAVRFDTKYEGGALGEGGERYYNYVRCVRDVESGVSKNSSDDNGLAYEPFINSIVFDFAYGDTETGERLIDSQYASTAYYNMDETGSDPGNMFGVNFADGRIKGYGLNLAGADKTFFVIYVRDNKATNYGVNNFRDNGDGTITDLSTGLMWMQDDSGYGMEWQDALAYCEDLEYASHTDWRLPNAKELQSIVDYTRMPDATDNTTPSTPGAAIDTNFFNITPFTNYNGDEDWGFFWSASTHKSSNGNGGWGAYIAFGRALGYMGDGWVDIHGAGCERSDPKYDDGTDYSEGHGPQGDAVYVYNYVRPVCYDETVTNPTYVVVDTNQNTYWDNTSEISAPAQGETFYGQDAQYNGIQASYTDNGNGTVTDNNTGLMWQKSPDTNGDGDILSNDKYSYDEAMVNASACTTGGYTDWRLPTIKELYSLMQFSGEDVSSESLGDTEAGMDMPIDDGSDGEEPAGTIVDTSSDMAAPELDFNAGVDYLSGLGVTMTAADLEAVFGSPPPPLAEELAQALNITIQQAETLMNDYLGLPDLDLGMSSM; translated from the coding sequence ATGAAAACGATTACAGAAATTTTAATCAGATTGAGTTTGATGGGATTGACACTAATGCCTGTCATCGGTTGCAACTCATCAAGCAATGGAAATTCAACCACCAGCGGTGATTTAACGGCTGTTGATTCGGAAACAAAGGACTCCAGCACGGTCAAATTAACTTATCCTGTTGTCGATACCGGCCAAAGTGCCTGTTATGATGACGATGGTGCGAAAATCACCTGTCCGGGAACAGGGGAAGCCTTTGCCGGCCAGGATGCGCAATATGTTGGCTTGCAACCCAGTTATACCGACAATGGTGATGGCACTGTAACGGACAATGTTACCGGCCTGGTCTGGCAGCAGATACCGGCAAACAGCGGTTTAAACTACCAGGAGGCTGAAGCGTATTGCGAATCACTGGAGCTTGGCGGCTACGACGACTGGCGAATACCCACCACAAAGGAACTCTTTTCCATCAGTAACGTTTCAAAAGGGTGGCCCTATCTGGATACCACCTATTTCAACCTGGCTGGCTCAAGCGTGAGTAAAGATGAACAATACTGGACCCAATATTACGTAGGCACAACCGTGGAGGGTGGATCAGAAGCGGCGTTCGGCGTAAATCACGGCACCGGTCATATCAAGGCGTACCCGGCAACCGTATCCGGCCCCATGGGAAACTATGTCCGTGCGGTTCGCGGCAATTCATCTTATGGGGTCAATGATTTTGAAAAGAATGGGGATGGTACGGTCACGGACCATGCAACAGGGCTGATGTGGCAGCAGGCGAACAGCAAAACCGTCATGGACTGGAAAGATGCACTGGCTTATGCCGAGAACCTGACCGAGGGCGGATACAGCGACTGGCGCCTGCCCACGGTGAAAGAGCTCCAGAGCATCGTCGATTACACCCACTCCCCCAGTACCGGCGATGCAGCAAACCTGGGACCTGCCATTGATACGGATTTTTTTGATATCACCGCGCTTGCGTCCGGGACAACGGATTACGACCCGGATTACGGTTACTTCTGGACCAGTACCAGCGCCTACTTTGGCGAAGATAGTCCCGAATACTATTATGCCTGGTACGTGGCCTTTGGATCAGCCGTTGGCCAGGATGGCGCTGATTTTCACGGCGCAGGAGCGGTGCGGTTTGACACCAAATACGAAGGCGGAGCGTTGGGTGAAGGCGGCGAGCGGTATTACAATTATGTGCGCTGCGTCCGTGACGTCGAAAGTGGTGTCTCGAAAAATTCGTCGGATGATAATGGATTGGCCTATGAACCGTTCATCAATTCAATAGTTTTTGATTTTGCATACGGAGATACCGAAACAGGTGAACGGCTGATTGATTCTCAATATGCGTCCACCGCCTACTATAACATGGATGAAACAGGTTCAGATCCGGGCAACATGTTTGGTGTCAATTTTGCCGACGGACGAATTAAAGGGTATGGTCTGAATCTTGCCGGAGCGGATAAAACATTCTTCGTCATTTATGTTCGTGACAATAAAGCCACAAATTACGGCGTAAATAATTTCCGGGATAATGGGGACGGAACGATTACCGACCTGTCAACCGGCCTGATGTGGATGCAGGACGACAGTGGTTACGGCATGGAATGGCAGGATGCCCTGGCATATTGTGAAGATCTGGAATATGCAAGCCACACGGACTGGCGGCTGCCCAACGCCAAAGAGCTTCAAAGCATTGTGGACTATACCCGCATGCCGGATGCAACCGATAACACCACACCTTCCACACCAGGTGCGGCCATTGATACAAATTTTTTCAACATCACCCCATTTACCAATTATAATGGTGATGAGGATTGGGGGTTTTTCTGGTCCGCCTCAACCCATAAATCTTCAAACGGAAACGGTGGATGGGGTGCCTATATCGCCTTTGGCCGGGCCCTTGGCTACATGGGAGATGGCTGGGTGGACATCCATGGCGCCGGCTGCGAGCGCAGTGATCCCAAATATGATGACGGGACAGATTATTCAGAGGGCCATGGTCCCCAGGGCGATGCGGTATACGTATACAATTATGTTCGTCCAGTCTGCTACGATGAAACAGTTACAAACCCAACCTATGTGGTGGTGGACACCAATCAGAACACTTACTGGGACAATACCAGCGAAATCAGCGCACCTGCACAGGGTGAAACATTTTATGGCCAGGATGCACAATACAATGGCATCCAGGCAAGTTATACCGACAATGGGAACGGCACCGTTACCGATAATAATACCGGCCTGATGTGGCAGAAATCTCCAGATACAAACGGTGATGGTGATATCCTTTCCAATGACAAGTACAGCTATGATGAGGCCATGGTAAATGCATCTGCCTGCACAACCGGAGGGTATACAGACTGGCGACTGCCAACGATCAAGGAACTTTATTCCCTCATGCAGTTCAGTGGTGAAGATGTCAGTTCGGAATCCCTGGGCGATACCGAAGCAGGTATGGATATGCCCATTGATGACGGCAGTGATGGGGAAGAACCGGCTGGAACGATTGTGGATACCAGCAGCGACATGGCAGCACCTGAATTGGATTTCAACGCCGGGGTTGATTATCTATCCGGATTAGGCGTTACCATGACAGCCGCCGACCTGGAAGCAGTGTTCGGAAGTCCGCCCCCGCCCCTGGCAGAAGAACTGGCCCAGGCGTTGAACATTACAATACAACAGGCAGAAACCCTGATGAATGATTATCTCGGGTTGCCGGATCTCGATCTTGGTATGTCTTCCATGTAA